One Candidatus Nitronauta litoralis genomic window, GGCATTTCCTGCCACCATCTTTTTGGTCCTTTCAGTACGATTGCGAAGTCGGAGCGGACGGTATGTTGCAGAAGAATATTGCACAGTTTTTCCGTGAGTTCCCCTTCAATGGTTCCGGGGAATGCGACGTTTGTATCCAGGTGGTCAAAGTTCCAGACAGAGGCACCGGCTTCCATGGCTCTTAAATGAACCACAGGAAACAGTTGAATGTTTCCTGTGATCTGGTAACCATTTCCCAATCCATCCGAAATCTGATCGAGAAAAGCAGCGAGACGCATGACACTGTAAAGTCCGGTAAGACTATGACCGTGCAGGCCCGTCACAATTGAAACGGTCTCGGGAATCTCTTCTTTTCCAAACCAGGACCGTTTGTACAGGGTGACGGGTTCTCCTAATGGTGATGTGGTTTCGTAAAGGATTTCCATCACGGTGGAGGCTCCTTTTCCAGTGCGACCCGCGCCAAAAGTGACCCGGCATATGTGATGGGATGTTCCCGAAGAGTGAACAGCAATCCGGATGCCGGGGCTTTTATTTCTTCCAGCACTTTTCCCCGGACCGGATCCAGGATGTTTCCAATGTGCTGGCCTTCTCCAACAAATTCGCCCAAATGGCAATCCGAAACAAACAGCCCTGGTTTTTCAGCACTGACCGATATCACCTGATTGGCCCTGATCGGCAAAGGGTTTTTCATTCGTCCTGCCACCGAGACTGATTGATCCAGAATACCGGTTTCTTTCATAAGGTGAACAATCCCAGCAAATACCTGGTCGCCATACTCGGGTGTGATGCGGTGGCAGATTCCGGCTTCGATGACAAGGGTGCGGACTTTGGATTTGTTCAGGTTGTAGCCTAGAGTCGCCGCGAACAGGTCTGCCATGGGATGGGACCATACCAGATCTGTATTGGTGAGCATGGCAAGCGGTAACAGCGAGGAAGACCACTCATCAATCATACGGACTTGTGGTAATTCCTGGAGGTGCAGGTTGCTGGCATGAAAATCCACCGCAATATCGGCATGGGTTTTGATATCTTCAATCAGTTTTGATGAAAATTGCGCCGTGAGCTCTTTTGGTTTGGGAAGACCCATGGTCCGGTTCATGTCAGTGCCGTGACCAGGCCACAACCGTGAAGCGTGATTAAGCGCCGGAGGATTGACCGCGGGATATACGTGTACCTCACCCAAAAGTGATGACGGGTTATTCGTTTCTATTTGTTCAAGAAAATTGAGAAGCCGGTGTCCGACGTACAAGCCTTCGAGTTCGTCCCCATGCAGGCCCGTGATAAAGGCCAGGCGAGGAGTGTTGACTTGTTTTTTCTCGGGCAGGAAGGATTGGCGGAGGAGTTCCACCCGGGTTAAAAACGGGGTTTCAAATGAAGCGATGACCTCGGTTTTCATTTGATCCCGTCTTCGGGGGTTCCTTCCTTTTGGTTGAGATGGCGACCTTTTTTAGGCTCGATATTCAGCGCATCAATTTTTCTCTTCAACGTGTTGCGATTGATCCCAAGAGCCTTGGCCGTGGCGACCTGGTTTCCATTGAGTCTGCGCAACAGGTGTTCAAACAGGTTTTTCTCAAGTGCGTCCACCAGCTTGTCATACAGGTTCCCGTGGTCACTTTCTGCATGGCTTTGCAGAAAGCCCCGAACCAACGGATCAAGGTGTTGTTCCCAGAATTCATTGACCGCAGATTTTCCGATGACACCTTCTTGCAGTCCGGGTGGAAGGTGTTCGGGAAGGATGGCACCACCTGAGGCCAGTACCGCACCGCGCTTGATTACGTTTTCCAGTTCTCTAATATTGCCCGGCCACTGATAGTTTTTAAAAAGACGATCCACCTCCGGCGAAAGAAAAACCGATTCGTGCGCGAGTTCCTCTGAAATCCTGCGTAAGAAAAAATTCGCAAGATGCGGGACATCTTCCAGCCGTTCGCGTAATGGTGGCAGTGGAATCTGTATTACATTGAGGCGGTGAAACAGGTCTTCACGAAACAATTTCTGTTTCATCAACTCATGCAGGTTTTGGTTGGTCGCCGCAATAATGCGGACATCAACTTTGACAGGCTCCCGACCGCCGACTCTATAAAACTCGTTGTTCTGCAATACACGCAGAATTTTTGCCTGTAGTGAAATTTCCATGTCACCAATTTCATCGAGGAACAAGGTGCCTCGGTTGGCGAGTTCGAATTTACCCTTTTTAGATTCGACGGCCCCGGTGAAGGCCCCTTTCTCGTGGCCGAACAATTCGGATTCCAAAAGTTCTCGGGCGATGGCGGCACAGTTGATGGCGATGAATTTTTCTTCCACCCGGTGCGAATAATAGTGCAGCGCTCTCGCCACCATTTCTTTCCCGGTGCCGCTTTCACCTGTGATCAGAACGGCGAGATCGGTGACGGATGCTTTTCCGATTGTTTTGAAAATATCCTGCATGTGCTTGCTGCGCCCAATGATGGCATCGACAGAAAAAGCTTCTTCAGGGGGAGTTGGTTCTTTTTCAGGAGGTTTGATATTACTGGTTTCCACCACACGGTCGACAAGGTCGTAGATGTCTTCGAGGTCAAAGGGTTTACTCACGTAATCAAAGGCTCCCTGCCGCATGGCCTCAATCGTGTTATTCATCGTGTCCTGTGCGGTCATCACCACAACGGGCGGGGAGGGCTTGCGGGATTTTATTGCTGTTAGCAAATCCAGTCCGCTCATGCCTTCCATGAAAATGTCGGTGAAGATGAGGAGGTAGTCGTTGCGCTGGATTTTATCTAATGCCTGCTGGGCAGACTCTGCGGTGTGCACGGTGATGTTTCTTTTTTCGAGGGCCTTTTTGAAAACCCAGAGGATACTCTCTTCGTCATCGACCACAAGGATTTTATTGGAAACCGTCATAGGTGTTAGACCTGTTGAATGGGGAGAAAGACTTGAACCTGCGTGCCCTCGCCCTTACTGGAGATGACCTTGATATTTCCGTGGTGATTTTCCACTATCTTCAAGGAAATGGGGAGTCCCAGCCCGCTGCCTTTTGATTTTGTAGTTTGAAATGGCACAAACAAGGTCTTGAGATGTTCCTCTGGAATGCCAACTCCATCATCGGCAATTTCGACGACAATATCCTGGTGCGGGCTGGGATTATTTTTGGTTTTTACGGTGTAATCCGAGCGGAACCGGGTAGTCAGTTTTATTTTCCCTCCATCTTGAAGGGCCTCGCGAGCGTTGCGGATTAAATTAAGGAACACCTGTTTTAACTGATCTTCATCACCTGGAATCTGCGGCAGACTGGGATCATAACACTGGATGAACTCGATTTTGTTTTTGGCCTGGTCTTTTTCCAATATCAATATTTCTTCCAGGATACGATGGATGTTGATTGGCTCAAGGTTTGGAGGATTCCGTTCGGCAAGACTCAGCATGCGACTCATCATCCGGTTGATACGATCCACTTCCTTGATGACAATGTCCAGGTATTCCTTGTGCTCTTCATCCTCCAATCTGGATTTCAGTAATTGCGCCGAGCCACTGATGGCGACCAGTGGATTTTTTATTTCGTGCGCCATGCCCAGAGAAAGAACTCCCATGCGCGAAATCTGGTCGATCTGTCG contains:
- a CDS encoding succinylglutamate desuccinylase; amino-acid sequence: MKTEVIASFETPFLTRVELLRQSFLPEKKQVNTPRLAFITGLHGDELEGLYVGHRLLNFLEQIETNNPSSLLGEVHVYPAVNPPALNHASRLWPGHGTDMNRTMGLPKPKELTAQFSSKLIEDIKTHADIAVDFHASNLHLQELPQVRMIDEWSSSLLPLAMLTNTDLVWSHPMADLFAATLGYNLNKSKVRTLVIEAGICHRITPEYGDQVFAGIVHLMKETGILDQSVSVAGRMKNPLPIRANQVISVSAEKPGLFVSDCHLGEFVGEGQHIGNILDPVRGKVLEEIKAPASGLLFTLREHPITYAGSLLARVALEKEPPP
- the glnG gene encoding nitrogen regulation protein NR(I), with amino-acid sequence MTVSNKILVVDDEESILWVFKKALEKRNITVHTAESAQQALDKIQRNDYLLIFTDIFMEGMSGLDLLTAIKSRKPSPPVVVMTAQDTMNNTIEAMRQGAFDYVSKPFDLEDIYDLVDRVVETSNIKPPEKEPTPPEEAFSVDAIIGRSKHMQDIFKTIGKASVTDLAVLITGESGTGKEMVARALHYYSHRVEEKFIAINCAAIARELLESELFGHEKGAFTGAVESKKGKFELANRGTLFLDEIGDMEISLQAKILRVLQNNEFYRVGGREPVKVDVRIIAATNQNLHELMKQKLFREDLFHRLNVIQIPLPPLRERLEDVPHLANFFLRRISEELAHESVFLSPEVDRLFKNYQWPGNIRELENVIKRGAVLASGGAILPEHLPPGLQEGVIGKSAVNEFWEQHLDPLVRGFLQSHAESDHGNLYDKLVDALEKNLFEHLLRRLNGNQVATAKALGINRNTLKRKIDALNIEPKKGRHLNQKEGTPEDGIK
- a CDS encoding PAS domain-containing protein, with protein sequence MTGNSTFAPNILASLIDSILLVSPEGIIKQGNFATEEMFRQSQDAFCGKSITEFFPNHPEIEMKIKETCQDGTSFRDIECFGRRKNEHVPFPASLTIAPYLPGEQGIQWAVLHIRDRSLVQELEETSRQIDQISRMGVLSLGMAHEIKNPLVAISGSAQLLKSRLEDEEHKEYLDIVIKEVDRINRMMSRMLSLAERNPPNLEPINIHRILEEILILEKDQAKNKIEFIQCYDPSLPQIPGDEDQLKQVFLNLIRNAREALQDGGKIKLTTRFRSDYTVKTKNNPSPHQDIVVEIADDGVGIPEEHLKTLFVPFQTTKSKGSGLGLPISLKIVENHHGNIKVISSKGEGTQVQVFLPIQQV